gacagcggggtgcgcatgctgacgcgccatacaaacgtcgctgccgacgcaggcagcggcgtcgctgctgacgctacagtgAAAGCGATCTatgacgcgtccgctgtttgTATTTGCTGGATTGACCTACTCAAAGTGTCCACTTGTTTCTAATAAATAAACCATTTATAGATGTGACAGTCTGtcaagcttataaaatatagctTACCAAAAAAGCGTCGCTTTTTAGCGATCGTCTGTGGGAACTTTTAAaaccaaaatttaatttttttgatagCTTACATTTTTGTGTTGTAATTTTCTTTACAGACGGTCCAATTTACATAATGTTTCAGATATATTTGTAATGGGAGGTTGCCTCATTTTGGAATGTCTTGTTCTTCTACATTGGTGTGAAAGAAATGGATTTGGTCCTCTTGGAATCACTGGGTTGTCGATGGGAGGTCATGTAAGTTGCAACAAGTAaagtaatgaaaaataaaaattctttacacGGTTTTTGTGATATGCATACATACGattacattaaaattttaaatgcttaaattaattaagttgtcCCAAAAAAATTAAGGTaccaatttttaaaacaatttaaagcagatCCTATTATTCTACTGCATATATCATAAGTTCTTTGAAAAATATCAGATAGCTTTTGGATTTGTCCATAATTATTGAACTGCCACCACATGGATGGTTTTTGGTAATTTTCGTCGGCTGCCGTTCTTGCAAGACATTGTTATTGTGCAGAAATTTCAGTTTTCAGCGGCATTTTCCAAATCATAATACGTCAAactaatttacaattttccatagatttttttttgaaaattccAGATTTTTATCTCTTGGCGTTTGTGAATGTCATTTTATTGAGAgtaaaattagaaaattttcTCTTGTGAAGCACGTTTTTGATAGAATTTTGGGCTATATTCTTTATCGGTTCTGCTGTGCAGTAATCTAAacgttttaataaataattttagcttgaatgggtagaaaaaaaagtatagAAAAGTTACATCTCAAATTTTGATTTACGAGGCTAGGATTATAAGAAATCGGCCTCGGCAAcgaaacttttttatataagactatatttatttttcagcaTAATATGCTATAAAAGTAAATTCTCCCAACGGTCCTCCGTTTGTCTTGTAGCCTTAGTTCAGATCAGTTGATAAACTGGTAATAGGACATAAAATCCTGAAAATTCGCTTTTGCAATTACGGTCTccttatacactttgacatttttataaaaaatagcgaaaacgagctgtgacgcgttagctgttttgtgtgtacgTGTATGTGAGTGCGTTCGTGGATTTTGCTAAGTCCActtgttattttttgaataattcACTTCACTCGctgatattttattaaaattttatgaattttgcaGTGGTGTGGAATTCAAACGTGGATTCGGCTGtccatttatttatcatttatttttatcatcaatttttatgcacacattttatttgatatttattttataatatatacagtATGCAGATGTTTTTGTCGTTGCACTGGTTTGTTAATTTTAGAAACAATCGGGCGTTGGATAGGATTTCAGGAAaggttgaaaattaaaaaaaataggaTTGAATGAAAAATGAGATTTTCTAAGTCTTTGATTCTACCTGCAATTAGCAGAACgccagaaagagagagagagagagagatagcggAAATATGTTTACGTTTACGCTTAATGTAATTTTACGATtgctcataaaattataaacgtattttattataagcatactttataattttaggTCCGATTCGCCAAAGTTTTACTTCGTCAATAACTGGGTGTATTCTGATTTTTCGAATGCTTTTAGAAAGTCTAGAGACTTTATTGATATATGGCTTTTAGTGGAGACGGAGAAGTATATCAGGaacttgattttttttttttggatttgttTACATGTGTAGGCCATCATAAccaatttgcaataattttatcCATAGTTTTGGCAAAGCACGAGATTAGGGAAATAGGTTGCTAGGAGTTTAGGTTGGTCTAGTTTGCGTTGGGTGATGGTGTGCTACGAATAATATTGTAGGATTTGAGAGATTTTCTTTTGGATAGTTTTAATTCTCTTCAGAAGAGTTCGTTTGTTTTCTTGTAGTTGAGAATGTTGTAGAAACCATAGTCGTTTTTTATCCTGTTTCAGTGCGGCTAGTTTTATATTCGCCCAGTGGCCTGTACGTTTTCGTTGTTGTGTGGGTTGTAGAGTTGTCCAAAAAACGATTGAACTATAAAGAATAAACACGTTGTGTTTCGTTCCGTTCTGCTTTATTCAATGACCATGACTTATGTCTAAAAGTATGATTATACCTAAGACTGCGCTGTCAGAGACGCCAGCAGCGGAGCAGCTTATGTTAgtacttatgtatatttatgtatataagaGTAGCGGCGATTACGTCGCTACGAGGGAGAGGGTATCATGCTCACATAGTGACAGTCCAGTCGCGCATGTAATATGTACATGCCGACCCAGTACTTTGGCTGCGCGTGGTACTCAAGTTACTTTTGCACTTGAAATATGCTTAGGACATTGGTTTGTTGTTTACATATACATTGTGCTACAATgtgtttgatattttattaatgcataaCACTGTGTACAGTGTGCATTCGATATGTGAGCATACTACAGGGTATTAATTGAAGCATTTATGAAGGTTGGCTCTTTCATGTAcaattttgattatatttggtgcctctttatttatattgtgtaCGAAGGACTTGGAGAGAATTTTGATCGGTATACTTAGGTCAGTCTGCTTGAATTTGAGTGTACATTCTGGGCGAGGTGTTGGAAAAAGCAGAGATACGTCCCCAAAATACCCCAATCTtcgtaatatttataattcatgGGAATTGATATGTTGTATAGTGATATTAGTTGCTTAAAAATCACTTACAATTTCATTCTATTCTAAGAAAGATGATTCGTTGATTCGGTGGGtgaaaatcaattattttttttaaatgctaatatgtaatattaaatataaattatttaatatccTGTGATATTAGATGCTTTATGTGAGCTCTTTATTTGTAAGGTTGTCTTTAGGCTGTTATCTATTTTAGGGTATATCTTATTTTAGTATcacataatatttttttgttttatttctagTGTACTATTTGTTGTGTGATCGATATTGACATCTATTTCGCAGTAACTGGAGAGTCTTCATTGGTATTAGGGATTgttttgcatatgtattttgATTGTGGAATGCTCGGCGTTGGGTTATCGTGGAATGAGTTGCTGCAGTGAGGGCATCTGGATGGTGAAGTGTCCTAGTCTGCCACAGTTTTTACACCTCATCGATTGTGGTATATAGGGATTACATGTTTTATGTTGTTGGTGAATGATGTTAAGGTAATTAGTTTAGAGCAGGGGCGTCCAAACGCTTGCATAGGGAAGAGCAAATCACCAATACACTAATTCgaaaacactaacacaagtaaagatgccgttaactcaattttatttcatacactgaAAAGAAATGAGTTATCACTTACTTGTAtttcgtcaaagcaacaacaaagttcgcaacaaaattttcaacacaacaaaaaacacatgaaagtgttgttgccacgctcGCGCAGTCGAGATAAACGAACTTGACAATAAGTTGGATTTCCTTTTTAAAAACAGAAGTTACAGTGAAAAATTCCAAACTAgattataaaattccaatttattcagatTAGTATTCTGTTACCTGTGTGGCAACTTAACCTaatgaaatattatattatatataaaaataaactaggTTATAAGCTTATAAGTTATAAGGTTATAAGTTGACGATCTTCACAAAACTTTGCAACGTATTAGCTGATATGCCTGCAAGCTATGTAATAGGCAGAAATATGCGTATCAaagagtatttaaaaatttgctgcgAAAAACTTTAATGCGCTTACTTGATTTGTTAACTTAAATATGTGTGGCTattgtgtttaaaaattaattatatgatatattctttaaatttagatggcttcattagcagcaacaaactggCCAAAGCCCATAGTACTCGTTCCATGTTTGTCTTGGTCCACAGCATCGGCTGTTTTTACTACCGTAAGTAATATATAAcaagaaattttaatatacacaTAATTTTTCCTACTTTTAACGCTTGCAATtcctttttaattattcattacGTATGAGTATGTGCTCTTTGTATAATACCCTTAaccttaaatatatttaaataagctgGACGCAGGGTTGTATAGTACAAATCGGTCGCTTGCTATAGTAGTGATACAAAATAACCAATCAAGTTACATATGAATTTTCTGTTATATGTAGAAACGGCTTGGCCAGAGTTTTGTTTATGAGAAAGTGATCTTTATTCAAATCACAACAGATCTAAAACTTAAGACATAGCCGGCGCGCCTGCTAAACGGAATGCGAAAATGCTCACCTTGCACATGCGCAAAAATCGGGCGATTGTCCACTGTCCAATAGACTTAGGTCACAGCCTTCTAAAGTCATCAGCATCCTGAAGCCAACCTTAATTACACATTAAGCTTTCTCAAGATTATATAATGAGGGAAACCATATAATAATCATTATATTATGGTATCGtgctaatataaattaagatTGTATGTCTCAGAATTGCTTAATAACtagttaaatattaacttATATATGGTGAAACCAGGAACCATAAATAGATGgattaataaaagttttttcagACGTAggcttgaaattttatatttttttttagtatgaAGGCAccttatttaatttgtttatttgatcTTATTAGGATTATTCTAAAACCCCATTCGAAACTATTTTCTGTAAATTCattcaacataaaaaatatatgtatttaattaacaggGCGTAATGAGTCAATCCATTAATTGGGATATGTTGGAAACGCAGTATTATTCGGATGGACAATATAGAGAACGACTATCTAAAATGGTTACAGTTATTGACGATGCTTTTACGGCTGGACaaacatttatacaaaattttaatcaatCACTTCATGAGCTAAAGGAAGATATTATTGACACGAGAAAAATTCAATCTCGTGAGAATGAAATAGGTACACATAAAGTTGAAGGCCAAAACAATAATATAGATAAAggaaataattcaatttttttattgagatctgtagctaaaaacaaagttgatTCCAACAATTTAACTTTGCCGAAAAATAATGTTTCAAGTATCAATCAAATTTCAGAAATATCAGATTTAACAGATCGATCAACATTAACCAAGCTAATGAAATTGATATTACCGACTGCGACACATCATAGAAGCAGAAAAATTGATATTACTAAAACTAATTGGTGGGAAAGAGAAGCTTTACAATTTATGAGAGGCATGATGGATGAGTGCACGCACTTAAAGAACTTTTCAGTTCCGTTCGATACTTCCCTAATCATAGCAGTCTGTGCAAGAGATGATGCATACGTACCTCGTGATGGATGCTCGAGCCTTGAAGAAATATGGCCTGGAGCTGAAGTTAGATATTTGGATGCTGGTCATGTTAGTGCTTATGTCTTGCACCAAAAATTATTCAGGTAAGGAAATGTTTCAGGAAAATATTTACAGAGAATTATACTCTATTTACAGATCCTGTATTATCGAAGCatttaataaagctaaaaGGATATATGGAACTGATGTCTGTAATAATTTGTCCGCAGCTATAAAATGATCAAATTCAGTCAATTCGTCTGTTAtctacatataaatttattgttgattagttcatttaaaattttgttatgtATTTCCGTTTGTGTAAATACACAAGTAAAAGATCctgaatgcatttaaattgtttttatagaatagaatatatCTATACTGCAATAACTTTCCTAGTTGCTgtaatttgtatgtgtttcagtgtatataatatagcAGGGGTGCCCAAATACTGCTCATGGCAGAGCAAttcaatacacacaaatataatcacaaatacataaacgcaagcgatttttatacactttgacatttttgtaaaaaaaaagagaaatgcATGAATAATTCCTTGGATCAATAAGTGAGGTCATATAGCATTTTCGCGTCGTCTGTCGTCCGTCGTCCGTCCCCGTCCGTCCGTGTTGTATGTGGTGTTCTCAGGCACTCTTAGAGGCTAGAGCACAATTGGTATTAGGTGTCATATATccggacactacgcttttattatttttttctgttctCCCCCCTCCCGCAATCGAAATAACCGTATAGCAGTAGAAAATTTGAAAATCTGAAATAATAACATAAAgtgtgcaacaattgcttgtgctttgttttgcgTGTTTactcattttcaatttcattttcattacaGCGGGGGGTACGTGCTGACGCGCTACAACGTTGGTGCGCGCAGCCGGCGCCGTCGCGGAGCtaagcgaaaacgagctgttgACGCGTCCGACGGTTGTTGTATGTGTTTTTGAGTGATGTGTGTTTCTGcttgccctagtcaaagtgtaatTTTAAAGTTGGGGCGCCAAATaactgtccacttgttttttctTCAACTTGCTacacttcaaaaaaaaaaaaattgaaagaaaaataaccaaaacaaaaaatttataaaatacatttttatattattttgttactaaaaaatcattaatatttacattaatttttgtcaatagaatttcaataaacctggcaaaaaaaatttcaagaaATAAGAAATTTGCCTCCGCAATATCAACCAtcttgcttgcaacaaaaagttcaaatgattttttttctatgtACGGTGTTCAACCAGCCAACAAACAATTCACATTCGGATTAGCGATCTTGTTTTAAATCCTATGAAAGTGTTGTTGAGCTAACGACTTGTCGGTAGCTTTAATGTTGCGAATCGCTATTTAACGCCCGAATATATATTAGAAAACGACGAgggt
This genomic interval from Drosophila busckii strain San Diego stock center, stock number 13000-0081.31 unplaced genomic scaffold, ASM1175060v1 chrUn_07, whole genome shotgun sequence contains the following:
- the LOC108600682 gene encoding protein ABHD18 isoform X2; translated protein: MPPSKLDSIYRRMLITKFFEKGWGKPENLRRVFQFRKIISCRDTCFKLVPRDYPVDIIKKTKYSDFTLIEGKFMTPLELHLPGVVPEAAQQAYFQFIIPNKWKHEQFKPICIHLAGTGDHFFWRRRNFIAKPLLKEANIGSIILENPFYGVRKPDDQIRSNLHNVSDIFVMGGCLILECLVLLHWCERNGFGPLGITGLSMGGHMASLAATNWPKPIVLVPCLSWSTASAVFTTGVMSQSINWDMLETQYYSDGQYRERLSKMVTVIDDAFTAGQTFIQNFNQSLHELKEDIIDTRKIQSRENEIEISDLTDRSTLTKLMKLILPTATHHRSRKIDITKTNWWEREALQFMRGMMDECTHLKNFSVPFDTSLIIAVCARDDAYVPRDGCSSLEEIWPGAEVRYLDAGHVSAYVLHQKLFRSCIIEAFNKAKRIYGTDVCNNLSAAIK
- the LOC108600682 gene encoding protein ABHD18 isoform X3 is translated as MPPSKLDSIYRRMLITKFFEKGWGKPENLRRRSNLHNVSDIFVMGGCLILECLVLLHWCERNGFGPLGITGLSMGGHMASLAATNWPKPIVLVPCLSWSTASAVFTTGVMSQSINWDMLETQYYSDGQYRERLSKMVTVIDDAFTAGQTFIQNFNQSLHELKEDIIDTRKIQSRENEIGTHKVEGQNNNIDKGNNSIFLLRSVAKNKVDSNNLTLPKNNVSSINQISEISDLTDRSTLTKLMKLILPTATHHRSRKIDITKTNWWEREALQFMRGMMDECTHLKNFSVPFDTSLIIAVCARDDAYVPRDGCSSLEEIWPGAEVRYLDAGHVSAYVLHQKLFRSCIIEAFNKAKRIYGTDVCNNLSAAIK
- the LOC108600682 gene encoding protein ABHD18 isoform X1 produces the protein MPPSKLDSIYRRMLITKFFEKGWGKPENLRRVFQFRKIISCRDTCFKLVPRDYPVDIIKKTKYSDFTLIEGKFMTPLELHLPGVVPEAAQQAYFQFIIPNKWKHEQFKPICIHLAGTGDHFFWRRRNFIAKPLLKEANIGSIILENPFYGVRKPDDQIRSNLHNVSDIFVMGGCLILECLVLLHWCERNGFGPLGITGLSMGGHMASLAATNWPKPIVLVPCLSWSTASAVFTTGVMSQSINWDMLETQYYSDGQYRERLSKMVTVIDDAFTAGQTFIQNFNQSLHELKEDIIDTRKIQSRENEIGTHKVEGQNNNIDKGNNSIFLLRSVAKNKVDSNNLTLPKNNVSSINQISEISDLTDRSTLTKLMKLILPTATHHRSRKIDITKTNWWEREALQFMRGMMDECTHLKNFSVPFDTSLIIAVCARDDAYVPRDGCSSLEEIWPGAEVRYLDAGHVSAYVLHQKLFRSCIIEAFNKAKRIYGTDVCNNLSAAIK
- the LOC108600682 gene encoding protein ABHD18 isoform X4, with the translated sequence MNSLNQFVFIWQEREIIRSNLHNVSDIFVMGGCLILECLVLLHWCERNGFGPLGITGLSMGGHMASLAATNWPKPIVLVPCLSWSTASAVFTTGVMSQSINWDMLETQYYSDGQYRERLSKMVTVIDDAFTAGQTFIQNFNQSLHELKEDIIDTRKIQSRENEIGTHKVEGQNNNIDKGNNSIFLLRSVAKNKVDSNNLTLPKNNVSSINQISEISDLTDRSTLTKLMKLILPTATHHRSRKIDITKTNWWEREALQFMRGMMDECTHLKNFSVPFDTSLIIAVCARDDAYVPRDGCSSLEEIWPGAEVRYLDAGHVSAYVLHQKLFRSCIIEAFNKAKRIYGTDVCNNLSAAIK